In one Rutidosis leptorrhynchoides isolate AG116_Rl617_1_P2 chromosome 8, CSIRO_AGI_Rlap_v1, whole genome shotgun sequence genomic region, the following are encoded:
- the LOC139864406 gene encoding secreted RxLR effector protein 161-like, with the protein MTCTRPDIAFAVGKLSRFKSNSGSHHWQVVNRVFKYLKLTKDFSITYTEFPSILEGYSDASWITNVEDHSTTTDWIFLLGGGAISGLLRSKHLIPPIGIHCDSAPTVAKAHSHMYNGKSRHLGVRHSMKRELITNGVISIDFVRSKQNLANHLTKGLARELVHKSAIDVGLKSI; encoded by the exons ATGACTTGCACTAGACCGGATATTGCTTTTGCCGTGGGGAAATTGAGTAGATTTAAAAGTAACTCGGGTTCTCACCATTGGCAAGTTGTGAATAGAGTATTTAAGTATTTGAAGCTGACCAAGGACTTTAGTATCACTTATACTGAATTTCCTTCTATTCTAGAAGGATATTCAGATGCAAGTTGGATTACCAATGTAGAAGATCATTCTACTACAACTGATTGGATATTCCTACTTGGTGGAGGGGCAATTTctgggcttctaagaagcaaacAT CTCATTCCTCCGATTGGTATACATTGTGATAGTGCTCCGACGGTGGCTAAGGCTCATAGTCACATGTATAATGGAAAGTCTAGGCACCTAGGTGTTAGACACTCCATGAAGCGTGAATTAATCACGAATGGAGTGATCTCCATTGATTTTGTTAGATCGAAACAAAATCTAGCGAATCACTTGACCAAGGGATTAGCAAGGGAATTGGTGCACAAGTCGGCTATtgatgtgggattgaagtccatctaG